From the Cytobacillus luteolus genome, the window TATCTTTTCGCTACCCGGTGTGCCTATTATTTTTGCGTTTGAAGCATCGGTAGTCCGAAAGCCCATTCGAACGGTTAGTAACGAACGAACTTTTGTATCTAATATGTCATGTGATGGTCTCTGTAATGATAAAAGGTTATAGATTCCTAGAGCTCTTCCAAGCGAATCGATTTGAACTAGCATTCTTTTAACCTCTTTGTTATCCATCACCATAACTATTTCATCTATGGCCAAAACAATATAAGGTACCTTTTGCCCTTCTGGTAGATCGTCAATGTGCATTACACCGTATTTATTTAAAGTCTTACTGCGATTAACCATCTCTTTATATACTTTAGCTAACATTTTTTCTAAGTCCTCAGGAAACACGCTTACTTCTTTCACATGCTTTACACCTTTAAATAAATGGAATTCAGACATTTTTAAATCACCCAAGTACATTTGAAGTTCTTCCGGTGATTTGTATTTAATTAGAGTGCAAAGAATAGAGCGTAACTGTGTGGACTTCCCGCTCCCGGGCTCACCAGAGATAAGAGCATTCGGTTCTGTTTTCGCATCATAAGCAATCCATTCACCATTTTTATTGATTCCACAAACGATAGGAACTTTCATCCCTTTTATAACTGGCTCAATGTCCTCATAGTTGTATGTCAATTTATCCTTCATCCCTCTCTCATAGATTGTCAGCTCAAATTTTTTATGGTCACCTTCAATCTCGATGTTTTTCCCAAAATGCTGCAAAAGGACATATTCTTTTTTTGTGACTTCTTTTGGATCCATCCCATTTAGAAGTGTAAAAACATAACTAGTTGTTTTTTTAACATCATCGAAGGAAACACTATGAATCTTTGGATAGACTTTTATTTCTTTATCTCCGTTTTTGTATTTGTTATATAAACCTGCGTTATTAAATGCCTTTTTAAGCTCTGTTTTAGCCTTTTGTTTTCTAAAGAAGGCTTTTACCTTACCCATCCATTCAACCCCTCACATTCCAAAGAATATAAACCAAAATACGGCACCATAAGCGACTATAGGAAACAGGACACTTGCAGCACTTGAAATAATGCTCGCTATATACCCCGAATCATTTTCAGCAAGTAAATATTCAACAAAGGCGGTAGCGACAATTAAACCACCGCCAAGGACAAATAGGGCGAATGCTGGTTCATGTAGTGGAAATAAGCCTTTTAGTGTGATAGGTGGAAGGAATGAGAATATACTGTTTGTAAGAGGTATTTTCTTTGGAATTCGATAGGCTGGCCGGCTCATGAATTCATTAAAGGGAATAACCTCTATTTTATTTTTATTAAACATGCT encodes:
- a CDS encoding FtsK/SpoIIIE domain-containing protein, which gives rise to MGKVKAFFRKQKAKTELKKAFNNAGLYNKYKNGDKEIKVYPKIHSVSFDDVKKTTSYVFTLLNGMDPKEVTKKEYVLLQHFGKNIEIEGDHKKFELTIYERGMKDKLTYNYEDIEPVIKGMKVPIVCGINKNGEWIAYDAKTEPNALISGEPGSGKSTQLRSILCTLIKYKSPEELQMYLGDLKMSEFHLFKGVKHVKEVSVFPEDLEKMLAKVYKEMVNRSKTLNKYGVMHIDDLPEGQKVPYIVLAIDEIVMVMDNKEVKRMLVQIDSLGRALGIYNLLSLQRPSHDILDTKVRSLLTVRMGFRTTDASNAKIIGTPGSEKISKDVPGRFILKRDTLDEIQAPFLTEKASKKLLEGYKSLEQEDTLKNESEENVEDIPATDLREEDIFNGGVTQ